One genomic segment of Balaenoptera musculus isolate JJ_BM4_2016_0621 chromosome 11, mBalMus1.pri.v3, whole genome shotgun sequence includes these proteins:
- the LOC118903431 gene encoding tubulin beta-2B chain isoform X2: MREIVHIQAGQCGNQIGAKFWEVISDEHGIDPTGSYHGDSDLQLERINVYYNEATGQSGAGNNWAKGHYTEGAELVDSVLDVVRKESESCDCLQGFQLTHSLGGGTGSGMGTLLISKIREEYPDRIMNTFSVMPSPKVSDTVVEPYNATLSVHQLVENTDETYCIDNEALYDICFRTLKLTTPTYGDLNHLVSATMSGVTTCLRFPGQLNADLRKLAVNMVPFPRLHFFMPGFAPLTSRGSQQYRALTVPELTQQMFDSKNMMAACDPRHGRYLTVAAIFRGRMSMKEVDEQMLNVQNKNSSYFVEWIPNNVKTAVCDIPPRGLKMSATFIGNSTAIQELFKRISEQFTAMFRRKAFLHWYTGEGMDEMEFTEAESNMNDLVSEYQQYQDATADEQGEFEEEEGEDEA, encoded by the exons ATGCGCGAGATCGTGCACATCCAGGCGGGCCAGTGCGGCAACCAGATCGGCGCCAAG ttttggGAGGTCATCAGCGATGAGCATGGGATCGACCCCACCGGCAGTTACCATGGAGACAGTGACCTGCAACTGGAGAGAATCAACGTGTACTACAATGAAGCCACTG GCCAGAGCGGTGCCGGCAACAACTGGGCCAAGGGCCACTACACGGAGGGCGCGGAGCTGGTGGACTCGGTCCTGGACGTGGTCCGGAAGGAGTCGGAGAGCTGTGACTGTCTGCAGGGCTTCCAGCTGACCCACTCGCTGGGGGGCGGCACCGGCTCCGGGATGGGTACCCTCCTCATCAGCAAGATCCGCGAGGAGTACCCCGACCGCATCATGAACACCTTCAGCGTGATGCCCTCGCCCAAGGTGTCGGACACGGTGGTGGAGCCCTACAACGCCACGCTGTCCGTGCACCAGCTCGTGGAGAACACGGACGAGACCTACTGCATCGACAACGAGGCGCTGTACGACATCTGCTTCCGCACCCTGAAGCTGACCACGCCCACCTACGGGGACCTCAACCACCTGGTGTCGGCCACCATGAGCGGGGTCACCACGTGCCTGCGCTTCCCGGGCCAGCTGAACGCCGACCTGCGCAAGCTGGCCGTGAACATGGTGCCCTTCCCGCGCCTGCACTTCTTCATGCCCGGCTTCGCGCCGCTGACCAGCCGGGGCAGCCAGCAGTACCGCGCGCTGACGGTGCCCGAGCTCACGCAGCAGATGTTCGACTCCAAGAACATGATGGCCGCCTGCGACCCGCGCCACGGCCGCTACCTGACCGTGGCCGCCATCTTCCGGGGCCGCATGTCCATGAAGGAGGTGGACGAGCAGATGCTCAACGTCCAGAACAAGAACAGCAGCTACTTCGTGGAGTGGATCCCCAACAACGTGAAGACGGCCGTGTGCGACATCCCGCCGCGCGGCCTCAAGATGTCGGCCACCTTCATCGGCAACAGCACGGCCATCCAGGAGCTGTTCAAGCGCATCTCGGAGCAGTTCACGGCCATGTTCCGCCGCAAGGCCTTCCTGCACTGGTACACGGGCGAGGGCATGGACGAGATGGAGTTCACCGAGGCCGAGAGCAACATGAATGACCTGGTGTCCGAGTACCAGCAGTACCAGGACGCCACGGCCGACGAGCAGGGGGagtttgaggaggaggagggcgaggACGAGGCCTGA
- the LOC118903431 gene encoding tubulin beta-2B chain isoform X1 translates to MREIVHIQAGQCGNQIGAKFWEVISDEHGIDPTGSYHGDSDLQLERINVYYNEATGNKYVPRAILVDLEPGTMDSVRSGPFGQIFRPDNFVFGQSGAGNNWAKGHYTEGAELVDSVLDVVRKESESCDCLQGFQLTHSLGGGTGSGMGTLLISKIREEYPDRIMNTFSVMPSPKVSDTVVEPYNATLSVHQLVENTDETYCIDNEALYDICFRTLKLTTPTYGDLNHLVSATMSGVTTCLRFPGQLNADLRKLAVNMVPFPRLHFFMPGFAPLTSRGSQQYRALTVPELTQQMFDSKNMMAACDPRHGRYLTVAAIFRGRMSMKEVDEQMLNVQNKNSSYFVEWIPNNVKTAVCDIPPRGLKMSATFIGNSTAIQELFKRISEQFTAMFRRKAFLHWYTGEGMDEMEFTEAESNMNDLVSEYQQYQDATADEQGEFEEEEGEDEA, encoded by the exons ATGCGCGAGATCGTGCACATCCAGGCGGGCCAGTGCGGCAACCAGATCGGCGCCAAG ttttggGAGGTCATCAGCGATGAGCATGGGATCGACCCCACCGGCAGTTACCATGGAGACAGTGACCTGCAACTGGAGAGAATCAACGTGTACTACAATGAAGCCACTG GTAACAAATATGTGCCTCGGGCCATCCTGGTGGATCTGGAGCCGGGCACCATGGACTCGGTCAGGTCTGGACCCTTCGGCCAGATCTTCAGGCCCGACAACTTCGTGTTTG GCCAGAGCGGTGCCGGCAACAACTGGGCCAAGGGCCACTACACGGAGGGCGCGGAGCTGGTGGACTCGGTCCTGGACGTGGTCCGGAAGGAGTCGGAGAGCTGTGACTGTCTGCAGGGCTTCCAGCTGACCCACTCGCTGGGGGGCGGCACCGGCTCCGGGATGGGTACCCTCCTCATCAGCAAGATCCGCGAGGAGTACCCCGACCGCATCATGAACACCTTCAGCGTGATGCCCTCGCCCAAGGTGTCGGACACGGTGGTGGAGCCCTACAACGCCACGCTGTCCGTGCACCAGCTCGTGGAGAACACGGACGAGACCTACTGCATCGACAACGAGGCGCTGTACGACATCTGCTTCCGCACCCTGAAGCTGACCACGCCCACCTACGGGGACCTCAACCACCTGGTGTCGGCCACCATGAGCGGGGTCACCACGTGCCTGCGCTTCCCGGGCCAGCTGAACGCCGACCTGCGCAAGCTGGCCGTGAACATGGTGCCCTTCCCGCGCCTGCACTTCTTCATGCCCGGCTTCGCGCCGCTGACCAGCCGGGGCAGCCAGCAGTACCGCGCGCTGACGGTGCCCGAGCTCACGCAGCAGATGTTCGACTCCAAGAACATGATGGCCGCCTGCGACCCGCGCCACGGCCGCTACCTGACCGTGGCCGCCATCTTCCGGGGCCGCATGTCCATGAAGGAGGTGGACGAGCAGATGCTCAACGTCCAGAACAAGAACAGCAGCTACTTCGTGGAGTGGATCCCCAACAACGTGAAGACGGCCGTGTGCGACATCCCGCCGCGCGGCCTCAAGATGTCGGCCACCTTCATCGGCAACAGCACGGCCATCCAGGAGCTGTTCAAGCGCATCTCGGAGCAGTTCACGGCCATGTTCCGCCGCAAGGCCTTCCTGCACTGGTACACGGGCGAGGGCATGGACGAGATGGAGTTCACCGAGGCCGAGAGCAACATGAATGACCTGGTGTCCGAGTACCAGCAGTACCAGGACGCCACGGCCGACGAGCAGGGGGagtttgaggaggaggagggcgaggACGAGGCCTGA